A window of Lentibacillus sp. Marseille-P4043 contains these coding sequences:
- a CDS encoding TnsD family Tn7-like transposition protein, with protein sequence MMTFFPVPYKDELLYSVLARYHVRSGNVSIKATQKDIYGTDSITAIMDLPSHIYRIMENLPVGHHYTPEYLIANHTLYPFYAAFLSSEHAAKVKESMIGDKGGSIYNRIGLMASSVKFNQYFKFCPKCADEEMYNLGEMYWHRIHQIPGVLVCPEHNTPLYDSQVPVRGYNKHDYRLATPETCKINYPKLNYPDNIMDKAINIAQDIDYLLNNKMENKSLKWFKGQYINRLKELGIANINGRIKQKELLESFVNFYGHRFLKMVQSDIDFNSNSNWLYEMIRRNNKSSHPIRHLLFTHFLGISPSHIFNKKIEYKPFGERPWPCLNSAASHYLKPVINDMELKYGADSKSPIGVFICDCGFVYLRTGPDREEKDRYKITKIKHFGSVWENKLKKLTNQRLSLRETARQLAVDPATVKKYAKKLDLKTYWLKRGGEDQKIVNINEEDSSVEKKESFRREWLNLIKQYPHSSKTELRQLNNRVFTWLYRNDRNWLNRNSPKIKSTVNDNHRVDWEQRDEEIYENVRIAVNDMLTVGKPVRITISSVGSRIGIRPLLEKHLDKLPMTKAYLNDKTESIKDFQIRRLQWAVQELEKDGQDLSLWRIYRKAGIRENFQKDLQEEAIKLIIEKNNLCLWVR encoded by the coding sequence ATGATGACCTTCTTTCCAGTACCGTATAAAGATGAACTTTTATATAGCGTTTTGGCGAGATACCACGTTCGTAGTGGAAACGTCAGTATTAAAGCCACACAAAAGGATATATACGGTACGGACAGTATTACAGCAATAATGGACTTGCCTTCTCATATCTATCGTATTATGGAAAACCTTCCTGTTGGCCATCATTATACGCCAGAATACTTAATTGCAAATCATACACTGTATCCATTCTACGCTGCTTTCCTGTCTTCTGAACATGCTGCTAAAGTTAAGGAATCTATGATTGGGGACAAGGGGGGCAGTATTTACAATAGAATTGGTTTGATGGCAAGTTCAGTTAAGTTTAATCAGTACTTTAAATTTTGCCCCAAATGTGCCGATGAGGAGATGTATAATCTTGGAGAAATGTATTGGCATAGAATTCATCAAATACCGGGAGTTCTTGTTTGTCCAGAGCATAACACCCCGCTTTATGATAGCCAAGTCCCTGTTAGGGGTTATAACAAACATGATTATAGATTAGCCACTCCAGAAACTTGCAAAATAAATTACCCTAAGTTAAATTACCCTGACAATATCATGGATAAGGCAATCAATATTGCACAGGATATTGATTATCTGTTAAATAACAAAATGGAAAATAAATCATTAAAGTGGTTTAAAGGACAGTATATCAATAGGCTAAAAGAACTTGGGATTGCAAATATAAACGGTAGGATAAAACAAAAGGAGTTGTTAGAATCATTCGTGAATTTCTATGGTCATAGATTTTTAAAAATGGTTCAATCCGACATTGATTTCAATAGTAATAGTAATTGGCTATATGAAATGATTCGGAGAAACAATAAATCAAGCCATCCTATCAGACATCTTTTATTTACACATTTTTTGGGGATTTCTCCTTCACATATTTTTAATAAAAAAATTGAGTACAAGCCCTTTGGAGAGAGACCATGGCCATGTTTGAATTCTGCTGCTAGCCATTATTTAAAACCTGTGATTAACGATATGGAATTAAAGTATGGTGCAGATAGTAAAAGTCCTATTGGTGTTTTTATATGTGATTGCGGCTTTGTTTACCTCAGAACGGGCCCTGATCGTGAAGAAAAAGACAGATATAAAATAACAAAGATTAAGCATTTTGGCTCTGTATGGGAAAACAAATTAAAGAAACTTACTAATCAAAGACTAAGTTTAAGGGAAACGGCAAGGCAATTGGCTGTAGACCCAGCCACAGTCAAAAAATATGCGAAGAAATTAGATTTGAAAACATACTGGTTAAAAAGAGGTGGGGAAGATCAAAAAATTGTAAATATCAATGAGGAAGATTCTTCTGTTGAGAAGAAAGAAAGTTTCAGAAGAGAATGGCTGAATTTAATAAAACAGTATCCGCACAGCAGTAAAACAGAATTACGCCAACTTAACAATAGAGTGTTTACATGGCTGTACCGAAATGATAGGAACTGGTTGAATCGAAACTCCCCTAAAATAAAATCAACAGTCAACGATAATCATAGGGTTGACTGGGAGCAACGGGACGAGGAAATTTACGAAAATGTAAGAATTGCAGTCAATGATATGTTGACTGTCGGGAAGCCCGTACGTATTACGATAAGTTCAGTAGGTAGTAGAATTGGAATTAGACCATTATTGGAAAAACACCTTGATAAACTACCAATGACAAAAGCGTATTTGAATGACAAAACTGAGAGTATTAAGGATTTTCAAATTAGAAGGTTACAATGGGCAGTACAAGAGTTAGAGAAAGACGGTCAGGATTTATCTTTATGGAGAATATATCGAAAGGCGGGGATTAGGGAAAACTTCCAGAAAGACCTTCAGGAAGAAGCAATAAAATTAATTATTGAGAAGAATAACTTGTGCCTATGGGTTCGTTAA
- a CDS encoding Mu transposase C-terminal domain-containing protein: protein MLVVNNLISFTTSENEKVVERVLWLNKAHDYGYFFNIHSISLPYEMNISEVEDGLNKGSMVIVEKDPFRRLINENDIPEKHLSLRDNAWEIIKDIVKLEPFVYHSAERRKLILKICEVHNVHESTVIRYLKKYWQRGKTKNALLPDYYLCGGKGKEKRASEIKRGRPRKHGQVTGEGINIDENIKKIFRSAINKHYYSSAEKSLTLTYELMLKDYFSMDSKVKGKVEIPVIKSYGELPSLNQFRYWFEKERDIKKEISQRKGRKNYDQNHRAIIGESTTEALGPGAVYQIDATVGDLYLLSRFNRDWIIGRPVIYSVMDVYSRMIVGLYIGLEGPSWAGAMMALANAASDKVSFCRDFGIEIEKHEWPAAHLPESILADRGELEGSKVEPLINNFGIKILNTPSYRADLKGIIEQHFRVTNTRTKAFLPGSVKPVKERGDRDYRLEAQLDIYQFTQVIIKCVLYHNNQHYLTNYQREEMMVEDGIESIPIQLWEWGINNKSGKLRHASEDIVKLNLMPTGKATVTAKGIAYKGLLYGSKQSLKERWFEKARNRGTWKIEISYDPRNMDYIYLRAEDGLSFDKCFLLEHQQRYKGKVVEEVDYLLEYEKLKERQHKEKTIQSKVDLNTEIEEIVNQAKQKTSQNQTNQTSNRSKIGSIRENRTVEKMIQREEEAFELNKSNIENSEVVPFNQSESMRDTGYDLLLRKQKEALNKKDE from the coding sequence ATGCTTGTAGTGAATAATCTTATTTCCTTTACTACGTCAGAAAACGAGAAAGTAGTTGAAAGGGTATTATGGCTTAATAAAGCACATGATTATGGGTACTTTTTTAATATTCATTCCATCTCTCTGCCCTATGAAATGAATATTTCAGAAGTAGAAGACGGACTTAACAAGGGTAGCATGGTTATTGTTGAAAAAGACCCTTTCAGACGGTTGATAAATGAAAATGATATTCCTGAAAAGCATCTGTCCTTACGTGACAATGCTTGGGAGATCATAAAGGATATCGTGAAGTTAGAACCATTTGTTTACCACTCAGCAGAAAGGAGAAAATTAATTCTAAAAATATGTGAAGTCCACAATGTTCATGAAAGTACAGTTATTCGCTACTTAAAGAAGTATTGGCAACGCGGTAAAACCAAAAATGCCCTTTTACCTGATTATTATCTCTGTGGGGGTAAGGGTAAGGAAAAGAGGGCAAGTGAAATAAAAAGAGGAAGGCCTAGAAAGCATGGACAGGTTACAGGAGAAGGAATAAATATTGATGAAAATATTAAAAAAATATTTAGGTCTGCTATAAACAAGCATTATTACTCCTCTGCTGAAAAATCACTAACTCTTACCTACGAATTAATGTTAAAAGATTATTTTAGCATGGACAGTAAAGTGAAAGGAAAAGTAGAAATACCCGTAATAAAATCCTATGGAGAGTTACCTTCACTAAATCAATTTAGATATTGGTTTGAAAAGGAAAGAGACATAAAAAAGGAAATCAGCCAAAGAAAAGGTCGAAAAAACTATGACCAAAATCATAGAGCAATTATTGGGGAGTCTACAACCGAAGCATTAGGTCCCGGTGCAGTTTATCAGATTGATGCAACGGTAGGCGACTTGTACCTGTTATCAAGATTTAATCGTGATTGGATAATTGGACGACCTGTAATTTATTCTGTAATGGATGTTTATAGCAGAATGATCGTAGGTCTATATATTGGATTGGAAGGTCCATCTTGGGCTGGTGCAATGATGGCTTTGGCTAATGCTGCCTCTGATAAAGTTAGTTTTTGTCGGGACTTCGGAATTGAGATTGAAAAACATGAGTGGCCTGCAGCACATCTTCCAGAATCTATTTTGGCTGACCGAGGAGAATTAGAGGGAAGTAAAGTTGAGCCCCTAATTAATAACTTCGGAATAAAAATTCTAAATACACCCTCTTACAGGGCTGATTTAAAGGGAATAATTGAACAGCATTTCCGAGTGACCAATACAAGAACGAAGGCTTTTCTGCCGGGTTCAGTAAAGCCTGTTAAAGAACGTGGGGATCGTGATTACCGTTTGGAAGCACAATTGGATATTTACCAGTTTACTCAAGTGATTATTAAATGTGTTTTATATCATAATAATCAACATTATCTTACAAACTATCAGCGTGAAGAAATGATGGTGGAGGACGGCATAGAGTCTATTCCAATACAACTTTGGGAATGGGGGATAAACAACAAATCTGGAAAGTTACGTCATGCTTCAGAAGATATTGTAAAACTTAATCTCATGCCAACGGGCAAGGCTACTGTAACTGCAAAAGGGATTGCGTATAAAGGGTTACTATATGGTTCAAAACAGTCCTTAAAGGAAAGGTGGTTTGAAAAAGCACGGAATCGGGGGACTTGGAAAATTGAAATAAGTTATGATCCAAGAAATATGGATTATATATATTTACGGGCTGAAGATGGTTTGAGTTTTGATAAATGTTTTTTATTGGAACATCAACAACGTTATAAGGGCAAGGTAGTTGAAGAAGTCGATTATTTGCTAGAATACGAGAAACTGAAAGAAAGGCAACACAAGGAGAAGACAATACAGTCAAAAGTTGATTTAAATACTGAAATCGAGGAAATTGTAAATCAGGCTAAACAGAAAACATCTCAAAATCAAACGAATCAAACCAGTAATAGAAGCAAGATTGGAAGCATACGAGAAAACCGTACTGTTGAAAAAATGATTCAACGTGAAGAAGAGGCCTTTGAATTAAATAAAAGTAATATAGAAAACTCAGAGGTTGTTCCTTTTAATCAATCTGAAAGTATGAGGGATACAGGGTATGATTTGTTGTTGAGAAAGCAGAAGGAGGCTTTAAATAAAAAAGATGAATAG
- a CDS encoding ATP-binding protein, producing the protein MNRVIIPNGCDAVVAEYGEQVIEEYRGNPFIEALPSILSTEEAIEKMAIYAEYNSKARMLDKHYRIHLVQRLFQCFQPLWIHLDLESRISRVIRQGYLARNPFRTGYAQGLQEGHRNINGLQSELSNNSVFRTTAAGFTIIGVSGMGKTTALNRILSLYPQVIVHKDYNGVNFSMYQLVWLKLDCPFDSSLRGLALEFFRKVDDLLGTEYHKKFGLGRKTINDMLVIMSQIARNTGLGVLVIDEIQHLSKAKSGGDQKMLNFFVTLVNTIGVPVILVGTPAGLSILQSEFRQARRGSGQGDMIWDRLKNDQNWDLLINALWGYQWTRKQIPLTDDFKNILYEESQGIIDIAVKLYAMAQIEAIMMEREEIMPETISQVASKHLQLVRPMIQALKSGNISKIAKFEDISTVDVDFLGFMEKERASVDLQMKMEAIKRTQKKKEQEMSISIKEKAILKLIELDFEPTEVQKVVEEITEKEANLDINELVVKTIQGISASTKRNKKRKKEESSVENDIRTLVVECRKENKTAYEGLGNGGFIKSYEYDFGQTG; encoded by the coding sequence ATGAATAGAGTCATCATTCCAAATGGTTGTGATGCTGTTGTCGCTGAATACGGGGAACAGGTTATTGAGGAATATAGAGGGAATCCCTTCATTGAAGCACTTCCCTCTATCCTTTCTACAGAGGAAGCCATTGAAAAAATGGCTATATATGCCGAATACAATTCAAAAGCAAGAATGCTAGATAAACATTATCGCATTCATTTGGTACAAAGATTATTCCAATGTTTTCAGCCGTTATGGATACACTTGGATTTGGAAAGTAGAATTTCCAGAGTTATTCGGCAGGGATATTTGGCAAGAAATCCTTTTCGAACCGGATATGCACAGGGCTTGCAGGAAGGGCATCGAAATATCAACGGATTGCAAAGTGAATTAAGCAATAATAGTGTTTTTAGAACAACAGCAGCAGGATTTACGATAATCGGTGTAAGTGGCATGGGAAAAACAACGGCTTTAAATAGGATTTTATCTTTATACCCTCAAGTCATTGTTCATAAAGACTATAATGGAGTAAATTTCAGTATGTATCAACTTGTATGGCTTAAACTTGATTGCCCATTTGATTCTTCCTTGAGAGGACTAGCCTTGGAATTTTTCCGTAAGGTAGACGATTTATTAGGAACAGAGTATCATAAAAAATTTGGCCTAGGTAGAAAAACTATAAATGATATGTTGGTGATTATGTCTCAAATAGCGAGAAACACAGGGCTGGGCGTTTTAGTTATAGACGAGATTCAGCATTTAAGTAAAGCCAAAAGTGGTGGGGATCAGAAGATGCTGAACTTTTTTGTAACACTAGTTAATACAATTGGAGTTCCAGTTATTTTAGTAGGAACACCCGCTGGATTGTCTATTTTGCAAAGCGAATTTAGACAGGCAAGACGGGGAAGTGGTCAAGGGGATATGATTTGGGATAGGTTGAAAAACGACCAAAACTGGGATTTATTGATTAATGCTCTTTGGGGCTATCAATGGACAAGAAAACAGATTCCTTTAACGGATGATTTTAAAAATATCCTGTATGAGGAAAGCCAAGGTATTATTGATATCGCTGTAAAACTTTATGCCATGGCTCAAATTGAGGCCATTATGATGGAAAGAGAAGAAATAATGCCAGAAACAATTAGTCAGGTGGCTAGTAAGCATTTGCAACTTGTTAGGCCAATGATTCAGGCTTTGAAGTCGGGCAACATTAGTAAGATTGCAAAGTTTGAAGATATCAGTACAGTGGACGTAGATTTTTTAGGATTTATGGAAAAAGAAAGGGCTTCTGTTGATTTGCAAATGAAGATGGAGGCAATAAAAAGAACACAAAAGAAAAAAGAACAAGAAATGAGTATTTCAATAAAAGAAAAGGCAATTTTGAAACTTATAGAATTGGATTTTGAACCTACCGAGGTTCAAAAGGTTGTAGAAGAAATTACTGAAAAAGAGGCGAATTTGGATATCAACGAACTGGTTGTTAAGACCATACAGGGTATATCCGCTTCAACTAAACGAAATAAAAAACGAAAGAAAGAAGAATCTTCTGTAGAGAATGATATAAGGACCTTAGTTGTTGAATGTCGTAAGGAAAACAAAACAGCCTATGAAGGTCTTGGTAATGGGGGTTTTATCAAGAGTTATGAATACGATTTCGGTCAGACAGGGTGA